The segment AAAAAAATTGCTAATAACGTGGTAAATATAACCAACCCGCTGATAACTATAGGATACGCAAAACTAACTTCAAACTTCGTCATCGCTGCCATCCAAGCTAATGCAGATAGAAATGCTGCCAAAAATCCAGTTAACACAAAAGGGTCAAAAACTAAAGTAAACAACATTTTTAACTTATCAAACCAATAACTAGGTAATTCAACTTGGTTCATTCGCCATTTAATAATTATTTGTCCGTAAACTGTGAAAGCGACTGTAGCTAATAAGTATATATATCCTTGCATTATTGTTTCTCTATTCGATCAATCTTACCACCAATCCTTGCCCCTTCTAATAAGTTATTGTGATAATATTCTCCAAAACCGAAAGCTGATAACCTATTTATAATAGAACTTGGATCGTATGACACCCTATTCAGTTCAATTTGGTTAGTATTTTGACAAAATAAAGCATAAGATGCCGTTGGCTTACCATCTCTAGGTTGACCAACAGAGCCTGGGTTACAATATATCTGCCCATTATCAAAATACTCGACATGTTGTACGTGAGTATGTCCTGAGAAAAAAAACTTATAGTCAAATTTTTCAAAATAAGATTGTGATAATTTATATAAATATTCATCTATAGGATTATTAAAACCAGCATGGGTCATTATTATATTATTTTGCTTATAAAATAAAGGGCTATTAGATAAATATATCAATGCTTCTTGAGATATTTTATTGACAAATAGCGAGCTTAACTCATTTACACTCTTTGACCTAGGACAACCAAGTCCTGATACCAAATAAAAGTCATGATTGCCCATCAAATTTATTACGTTATTTTCCTTAAGTATCATTATACAATCGTCAACAAATGGATAATATCCAGACACATCACCCAAAGAAATTATTTTTTCCACATCATATTTTTTTATACTTTCCAGCACAGCCTTCAGGGCGGGTAAGTTACCATGGATATCAGATATTATCGCTATCATAAGTTACTACCTCATCAATATACCTTTCCGCATAACCATATTTCATTGATTGAACAACAGGAATGCGAGAGAACAAATAATACTCTAAGCACATTTGTGATTCGTTAACTCCAAACTTTTGGCGTATGGATGTCGAAGATGATATTCTAGGATTAACTTCTAGTAATAAATACTTAAGTTTATCTAGATCCAAAATAAACTGAAAATTAGTTGGCCCTACAGGCTTCGTATACTTCACTAAGCTATCAATAACTTCTTTAAAGGGAAGATAGTCAGTCACTTTTGCTTTATGAGTCGCTCCGTCAGGCCCTAATTTTCGTTCAAAAGCTATAGGATTTAAATAGTTGCCATCCCCCACCCCAAATATAGACACCGTAAATTCTTTATCAGAATTAATATATCTTTGAAATATCCCTTTTTTTCTTCTAATAATTCACTGATTTTATTCTTATTATCCAATAAAACAAGCCCCTTTCCAGCATAAGAAGTATATGGCTTATAAATACAAGGTATTCCACATTTATCTATCACGTCTTGTGATGACTTAGCGGAAGCAGAATCAATATATTCGATGAAATCAAGCCCTAATTCTTCTTGAATTTCACTTGTCCTTAACTTATTTCTAAAAACCTTCAAAGCACCAGATGAATTGATAGCAACCAGTTTTTCTGATAGCTCTCCTCTTAATATCATCAAATGCAAAGCATCTACGTCTTGTTCAATTCCTGGAATAATTAGATCAATTTTTTTATCTTCTATAATATTTTCTATAAAACTTGGATACTCAGGAGAATTAGCATAGCATAAACACATTTAACAAACGAATCGCACCAGTGCCTCCCAACCGCATCATTGAATACATCCATACCGATTATATTAATATTTTTTACATTCGAAGCCTTTAAAGATTTAACAATTCCATATCCTATAATTGCACCAACTCCTGTGACGAGTATATTTTTACTATTCATTATTGATAATCTCTTTTATATCTCTAGCAATATCTACGTTCCATTTAGAAATAACATTGTCTACATTAACTGGAACATATATAGATTTTAGCGACTTTTCTTTTTCATTCCAGTGGATTTTAATATTTTTATTTCTAACTTTGGCTACAACGTCAATCAAATTGCTCACACGTAATGTTTCGCCTAATATATATTTATATACAGAATTTGTATCTTTACAGATTATAGCTATAATTCCTTGAGTAACCAAATCAATCGAAACATAATTTCGAACAACATCTCTTGAACCGAATAGTGTTATAGTATTATTATTCTTAGTCTGTTTAATAATATTATATAAAAATGGCTGACTTTTATATGCTTTCCATTCCATATCATATATTTGACTACATCGAACAATATGATACTTAAGACCGATTTCTTCACAAAAATCCTTAACCAGTAACTCACCAGCTAATTTAGAAATAGCATATTTGTTGAAATACTCATTTTCATCTGACAGTTCACAGGATAGTGATGATATGTGAACAAGCTTAGCACCTAGAGAATACGCCAGTTTTGCAACATTTAAAGCACCTATTGTATTAACACTAAATAATTGTTCTTCATCATTACTATTTAACTGAGCTGCACAATTAATAATACAATCAACTGAACCAAGTTGATTAACTAACTCTGGTATGTTTAGATTAGTAACATCACAATCTTTTCGAGTTAAACTATATACCTTATAATCTTTAATACCCGACAGAGCATGCTCTAGTGCTTTACCAACAAGCCCTGAACTGCCAACGATACAAATTTTCATCTAATTTTTGCTTCTAACAATAATCCCGTAGATAATTCTGGATACTCAATCCCTTTTTCCATTAGTGCTTCAAATATTGCATCATCTAATTCTAGCGATAAGAGCTGTGAAGTTGTAAAAGGCTTCAAGAAAAGTCCTTCAATAGATAAAACTTCATACCCACATGATTCTACTAATGATTTTAATGATTCCGGAGTGAAATATCTCAAGTGCCCTAATTCAATATCAGCATCTGATAATCTTAGCATATCGGGCAATATACCAGCTATATTAGCTAACTGTCTATGAAGGGAAGTGGCATTTGGTACCGATACAAATAGCCGCCCCGTTTTACTAAGCATGTTTTTATATTTTTCCAATATATCCTTAGGGTTATTTACATGCTCAAGAACAAACCCCATAACAATATTGTCAAATTTATCATCGGTATGAAAATCTTCAAAATATGTTTCAATTATTTTAACGTGATTAAGATCTGTGTTTGAATTGTAAAACTGTTCTATAACTGCCGGCGAACCTTCAAGAATAGTATAATCACCCAATACTTCTGAAAACTTCCTACTACTATAACCATGTCCAACCCCTAGCTCCAATAAATTCCCTTTCCAAGTTTACTTATTACTCGTTTCGCATACCAATTTAGCATTAGTTTATTATCTAATTCATACTTAAATGATTTATTGTATGCAGATACATGTGTATCTAGATTATTTTCTTTCATATATTTTTCTCACTATATATACAGGCCGATTTTTCACTTCATTAAATATTTTTGACAGATATATACCAATCACTCCTATAGCCATTAAAATAATTCCGGATAAGAACCATATTGATACAATTAATGATGTCCAACCTTCAAGAACGTAACTACTAAGTAATACTCTTATTACCAAAAAAAATGAATATAAGAATGTCAAAAAAGAAATTGTTCCACCTAAATAGAAGAAAATAACTAATGGTACAGAACTAAATGAAACAATTGCTTGAATAAAGAGATTCACTCTTTTTGTAACTGTGTATGATGTCTCTCTTCTGGAAAATTTTTCAACTGTTATCGCTTTTTGCTTAAAGCCTGTTATAGAGAAAAGTCCAGCAAGATATAATTCTTTTTCTTTGTGTAATAATAATGCATCAACATATCTACGAGTCATAATCCTCATGGTCATTACATTATCATCAATACTCACATTTGACATATATTTGAAAAAATTATAGAAAAACTTTCCGCCATATTTTGCTAAGCCAGAATTATTTCTCGAAGACTGAATGCCGTAAATGACATCTATGCTATTTTTATTTTTTTTATTGGTAATACATTCATAAAAATCAATTAATTTTTCTGGCGGTTCTTCTAAATCAACATCCGTTAAGTATACATGTTGACCTATGCTGTTTTCTAAACCCGCGATTATTGCAGAATGATGTCCAAAATTCCTAGAAAGATCTATTATTTTTACTCTTGAATCTTTCTCACTAAGATTAATTAATTTAACGATAGAATTATCGGGAGAGCCATCATTAACGAAAATAATTTCACAGGATTCATCCATGTTTACTTTTTTAATGGATCACAAATCCTTTCGTAAAACTCATCAATAAACGATTCAGATTTATATATAGTTGTTACAATAGATATTTTCATTATATTATTTTTCTTATTAAAAAATCATTGCTTTTTACACCTTGATTAAAAAGAAGATCCACTATTGACACATTATGTGCAAATCCATCCCACAATTGTTCATATTTAGGATAACCACTATAATCAAACCATGTAACCTTTATCCCTGCATCTTCAAATAAATTCACATCTAAGTATTCCTTCGCTGCTGGACCAGAAACATACTCCGTCGCACCAGCTTGTAAACATATGTTAACTAATTTTTCAGACTTACCTTCAACCAAGTCATAATCCCATGAATTTGAAATTTTCGTATCAATTCCAAGATAATCACCAATAAACTCTAAAAACTTTCGATTACATTGGGATAATGTGAGATATTTTTCTTGTATATATAATGGTTCTAAGAGTAAAGTTATCTCATCAAAATACTTCGATTTTCTATAATTTTGACATATTGATTTCCAATGTTTTATCTGCCAAAGATTATTAGATATTTGGGTTTCCCTGATTGTCTGACCAAACTTACCTTTTGTTACTACAGGTATTGTTAACCACTGCAATCCGTTTTTTGTTTTTATTGTATTTCTATTGCGCCAATCATTTTTTGTATATTGCATATCATCATATAATACAAACTCATCCACAGATGAAATCATGTCAAAATATCCTTTCCATGGAATATAATTTGACTGCAAAATGGCTATTTTCTTAGTCATAAAAACCATCCTCTATTAGCTCTAATACATATTTTCCATAGCTATTTTTTTCTGATATGGCATCGCTAGATTTCACTTTATCAGCACTTACCCAGCGATATCGAAGTGCTATTTCTTCCAGACAAGCCACTTTAAACCCTTGGCGGTTCTCCAGTGTTGCCACAAACTGCCCAGCTTCAAGTAAGCTTTCATGTGTGCCGGTATCCAACCATGCAAATCCACGGCCAAGCAGTTTTACTTTAAGAAGTCCTCTCTTTAAGTATTCCTGATTGATGGAAGTAATCTCCAATTCGCCTCTTACTGATGGTGTCACTGATTTAGCAATCTGCACGACATTGTTATCGTAAAAATACAGGCCAGTGACAGCAAAATCAGATTTGGGGTTGGCGGGCTTTTCTTCTATAGAAATTGCATTTAGTTTATCATCAAACTCAACCACACCAAATCGCTCAGGATCATGCACTTTATAACCGAATACAGTCGCACCTTCTAACTGTTGTGCTGCTGAAATTAGCAATGGGGAAAAACCTTGCCCCCAAAATATATTATCTCCAAGGACTAGGCAGACACTTTCGCTACCGATGAACTTTTCGCCAATGATAAAAGCTTGAGCCAATCCTTCCGGTTTTTCTTGTATCGCATAGCTTAACTGAATACCAAACTGGCTCCCATCTCCAAGCAGGCGTATAAAACTGGCTTGATCTTCCGGCGTCGTAATGATCAATACGTCTTTGATACCCGCCAGCATTAATACAGATAGCGGATAATAAATCATAGGCTTATCATAAACAGGTAATAGCTGTTTAGAGACACCTTGCGTTATAGGATACAGCCGGGTTCCGGATCCGCCCGCTAATATAATACCTTTCATAATAATTTTACTTTCCCTAAACGCTCACGGTTATAAGAACCATCTAATACTCTCTGCCACCATTGCGTATTCTTTAAATACCACTCAACGGTTTTCTTTAGCCCTGATTCAAATGTTTCACAAGGGATCCAGCCTAGCTCTCTTTCTATTTTACTGGCATCAATAGCATAACGGATATCGTGTCCAGGTCTATCTGACACAAAAGATATCAAATCTTCATAATATTCAACGTTAGATGATTTTATTGGTACTAACTCTTCCAAATGCGCGCAGATAGTCTTCACAACTTCAATGTTAGTTTTTTCGTTATGACCACCAATATTGTAAGTCTCACCGACGTTACCTTCGGTAACTACTTTATAAAGGGCACGGGCATGGTCTTCAACAAATAACCAATCACGGACTTGTCTACCATCGCCATATATTGGTAGAGGTTTACCATCTAACGCGTTTAATATAATTAATGGAATGAGTTTTTCTGGGAAA is part of the Vibrio diazotrophicus genome and harbors:
- a CDS encoding membrane protein, whose protein sequence is MQGYIYLLATVAFTVYGQIIIKWRMNQVELPSYWFDKLKMLFTLVFDPFVLTGFLAAFLSALAWMAAMTKFEVSFAYPIVISGLVIFTTLLAIFFLGESFSVMKMLALSLIVFGVSLLILEAR
- a CDS encoding metallophosphoesterase family protein, with the protein product MIAIISDIHGNLPALKAVLESIKKYDVEKIISLGDVSGYYPFVDDCIMILKENNVINLMGNHDFYLVSGLGCPRSKSVNELSSLFVNKISQEALIYLSNSPLFYKQNNIIMTHAGFNNPIDEYLYKLSQSYFEKFDYKFFFSGHTHVQHVEYFDNGQIYCNPGSVGQPRDGKPTASYALFCQNTNQIELNRVSYDPSSIINRLSAFGFGEYYHNNLLEGARIGGKIDRIEKQ
- a CDS encoding NAD-dependent epimerase/dehydratase family protein, whose product is MKICIVGSSGLVGKALEHALSGIKDYKVYSLTRKDCDVTNLNIPELVNQLGSVDCIINCAAQLNSNDEEQLFSVNTIGALNVAKLAYSLGAKLVHISSLSCELSDENEYFNKYAISKLAGELLVKDFCEEIGLKYHIVRCSQIYDMEWKAYKSQPFLYNIIKQTKNNNTITLFGSRDVVRNYVSIDLVTQGIIAIICKDTNSVYKYILGETLRVSNLIDVVAKVRNKNIKIHWNEKEKSLKSIYVPVNVDNVISKWNVDIARDIKEIINNE
- a CDS encoding class I SAM-dependent methyltransferase, with amino-acid sequence MELGVGHGYSSRKFSEVLGDYTILEGSPAVIEQFYNSNTDLNHVKIIETYFEDFHTDDKFDNIVMGFVLEHVNNPKDILEKYKNMLSKTGRLFVSVPNATSLHRQLANIAGILPDMLRLSDADIELGHLRYFTPESLKSLVESCGYEVLSIEGLFLKPFTTSQLLSLELDDAIFEALMEKGIEYPELSTGLLLEAKIR
- a CDS encoding glycosyltransferase family 2 protein; protein product: MDESCEIIFVNDGSPDNSIVKLINLSEKDSRVKIIDLSRNFGHHSAIIAGLENSIGQHVYLTDVDLEEPPEKLIDFYECITNKKNKNSIDVIYGIQSSRNNSGLAKYGGKFFYNFFKYMSNVSIDDNVMTMRIMTRRYVDALLLHKEKELYLAGLFSITGFKQKAITVEKFSRRETSYTVTKRVNLFIQAIVSFSSVPLVIFFYLGGTISFLTFLYSFFLVIRVLLSSYVLEGWTSLIVSIWFLSGIILMAIGVIGIYLSKIFNEVKNRPVYIVRKIYERK
- a CDS encoding WbqC family protein is translated as MTKKIAILQSNYIPWKGYFDMISSVDEFVLYDDMQYTKNDWRNRNTIKTKNGLQWLTIPVVTKGKFGQTIRETQISNNLWQIKHWKSICQNYRKSKYFDEITLLLEPLYIQEKYLTLSQCNRKFLEFIGDYLGIDTKISNSWDYDLVEGKSEKLVNICLQAGATEYVSGPAAKEYLDVNLFEDAGIKVTWFDYSGYPKYEQLWDGFAHNVSIVDLLFNQGVKSNDFLIRKII
- the rfbA gene encoding glucose-1-phosphate thymidylyltransferase RfbA — encoded protein: MKGIILAGGSGTRLYPITQGVSKQLLPVYDKPMIYYPLSVLMLAGIKDVLIITTPEDQASFIRLLGDGSQFGIQLSYAIQEKPEGLAQAFIIGEKFIGSESVCLVLGDNIFWGQGFSPLLISAAQQLEGATVFGYKVHDPERFGVVEFDDKLNAISIEEKPANPKSDFAVTGLYFYDNNVVQIAKSVTPSVRGELEITSINQEYLKRGLLKVKLLGRGFAWLDTGTHESLLEAGQFVATLENRQGFKVACLEEIALRYRWVSADKVKSSDAISEKNSYGKYVLELIEDGFYD